Below is a genomic region from Trichoderma asperellum chromosome 2, complete sequence.
CTTTGAGATTAAGCTTAGACGGGAGACTGTTACGTCAGAAATGGGAATAGGAAAAGTACATTAGTAGTAGTCTCCATGCaacttgattttcttttcgattTCGAACGTTTCTTCAACTTAGTAATCAGAAGATGACAAAGCGGTTATTTTTAATTGCTTCGTATAAGTCGTATATGCTTGCTCCACAGGCTAGAGAGCGATAGTTGGAGAGCGATAGTTGGAGAGTAGATAGTCTAGAACACCTATCTTTGGGAAGTATTTGGAGGCTGATATGGGATATTATTAAGCTTCTGCTGAGGTTTGTAAGTCCACTGTATAAGGTAGACGTGTTGTTGTATGCTGTTTGACCTAGGTATGAAGCGGAGACTTTGGCAGTCCATCAAGGTACATCATATCATGACGCAGGCCGCTCTTCTAGTGCGAAAATTGAGGTTGgggtatatgtatatatatttcgcGTTTTCTATCGTTTCACatcatttttgctttttccacACATCATCTATACACATCACGCTCCGAATGCCTTGTCATAATCGACCATGCACGACCTGTACCGCACGCTCGAATCCTCCAACTTGTTCATGGCCTGCTGGAGTCCCTCCTTGGAGATGGGAATCTTCTCCACCCAAGATTGAAGACCCTTGGCTGCAGCCAgatccagcatctccagcatctccttGCGGCTGCCCAGATGCGAGCTGCCGATGAAGCAGCCGTTGCCAAGGAAGTCCTGGTTTCGGATGGACATGCCCTCGCCTCCAGGAAGACCAACCGAGTTCCATCGTCCGTGGACGTCGAGCAGGCTGAGGTACTCGCCGAGGGCGAAGCCGTCAAAGGAGTTTGcggtgttgatgatgaggtcAAAGGTCATCTCGTGGCCCTTGGTCCAGTCCTTCTCCGAGGTGGCCAGGAAGCCGTCGGCGCCCATCTTGCGGGCATCTGCCTCCTTGGCGCGAGTTCGAGAAATGGCCCAGACCTCAGCGCCCAGAGCCTTGGCGAAAATGACGCCGTAGTGGCCCAGGCCACCAATGCCTACAATACCGACCTTCTTGCCCGGCCCGGCGCCGAAGCGCTTCAGGGGGCTGTAGACGGTGATGCCGGCACAGAGCATGGGCGCTACGTCGGCGCTTTCTAGAGCATCTGGAATGGGGTATGTCCTATTGCATCATTTCAGTCTATTGAGCTCTTATGAGTGATGAATTTTGACTAAGAATTGGCTTACCAGTACTCGTGAATTCTAGAGTGAGACGAGTATCCTCCCTGGGTGGTGTATCCAGTGTCGAGATAAGGGGCGCCATAGGCATCGATCTGGTGCTTGCAGTACGTCTCGTTCTCGTTCTTGCACTGACGGCACTCCAAGCAGGAGTAGACCTGAGCACCGACACCCACTCTCTGGCCGACCTTTGCGAGAGTGACCTTGGGACCGACACGGACGACCTTGCCTACGACTTCGTGTCCAACAGCCAGAGGATAAGGGCAGTCGCCCCAGTCACCGCTGATGGTGTGACGGTCACTGGCGCAGACACCGCAGCATTCAGTCTTGATATCGACGTCGTAGTCGCCAAAGGGTCTGGGCTCCCATGAGTTCTTCTCAAACTCGAGCCAGCTGCCGGCGCTGGGGGACTGGAAACCCGTGAACTTGTCGGGGACAGCCATTTTGGTCTTTTATTGAGCAAATGAGTCTAAGAGATGTGGAAAACAAAGTTGTCAATTTGCCTGACCTATGGACTGGAGgagagagcaaaagagaagagtaaCAAGTCAAGAACAAGTTGCCAACAGAGGAGGGGAGACAGACAGCAGAATATAAAGCCTCCCAACCTCATACAGCACTTCTGCCTGTCGCGCGCTCAAccccaccatcgccatcagaTGAGGGGCAGCCTGCGATTTCATTTTACCCGCACAAATCCAAATCCATGAGCTATGGGGGAGAAGGTCATTGATAGCCACAGTTTTGCGGGATGAGAGGCGTTTCTGGACCCCCCTCCATAAAACCCCCACATGAAGCGACGCGACGAGGCGTTGGCCATTTTCGCCTGTCTGGAGATGATCCGACGGCGATCCGATTGTTCCACCAAAGAGAGCGCGCGACAAGCCGGCGCACGATGCTTACTTAAGCAGGCTTGAGGTGCGTATTGGGCAAGTGTGCCGGAGAGGGTCGCCCGATGCCGAAAGAGTGCCGAAAACTTCATCCCAGCGATTGATTCTGGATGCGATTCGGGGCTACTAGCCGAGCCGACGACGATTCTGTGCTTGCTAGCCGAGCCGACGATGATTTCTGCTGTCACGGAATTGGAACTGGAAACTCTGGCGACTATATAAATGATGCATCGCACATGCCTAGTATGACGGATCGCATCGACGGCCCCTCACTCACAGGCCAACGCCGGCCAGAAAGCAGCATCTCATCGTGGCCCCCGCGTAGACCCAGGGCACGTTACCAACATGGCCGGCATTCCAGCCCGCGACGTCGTAGTAGATGCCCGGGCCCAGCTCCTTCATGGAGTACAAATGGCCCAGGTCCGcaatcagcagcatcagcagaaCGGCACGCCAGACGCGCAAGTCCCTGGTTGACCGCAGAACGAGTGCCTCGttgatggcgaagaagaagtacaTGTTTGCGAGCTGAGACATGGCTACGGAGGTGCTCAGCGGGACGTGCCTGGCGGGCGCGGTTGCGCTGTTTAGGAGCTCGAGGTAGCGCTGCTGGCGGAAGTGGGTGAAGAATGCGCCAACCAGGGCGGAGATGGGCTCGAgatagaggaagaagaggcggtATGCAAGAGGGAGTCTGCGTAGAGAagccatgatgctgctgcgggtTGCTGGCGTTGTAAGGGCAAGTCTCGGTGAGTGAGTGTGCATGGAGTCTTTGAGCAGGTAAGCAGATGGATGGCCAAGTCCAACCAGCTCCCTCTCGGATGACTGCGCtattacatgtacctacatgcTATTGGCCTTTGTGCCAATGGACGTGAGCTGAGCACATGCA
It encodes:
- a CDS encoding uncharacterized protein (EggNog:ENOG41~TransMembrane:3 (o28-49i70-90o102-121i)) — translated: MHTHSPRLALTTPATRSSIMASLRRLPLAYRLFFLYLEPISALVGAFFTHFRQQRYLELLNSATAPARHVPLSTSVAMSQLANMYFFFAINEALVLRSTRDLRVWRAVLLMLLIADLGHLYSMKELGPGIYYDVAGWNAGHVGNVPWVYAGATMRCCFLAGVGL